GTTTTAAGAGAAAGTTGACAAAGAAAGAAGGTATATATATCCAAACACTAATCGGCGTTCTAcgattatttattttcaaacgCTTCTACAAGACCACCATTGCATTCATCTTTGAATGAACTTCGCATGGGTACCTCGCACACCCCAATCAGAGTTCGATAGAGAAAGTTATGGTTGTTTTACGAAAACTGCGCATTCCAGAGAAAATATGCGGGCGGACATTTTTTGTGTGGCCAGGCAATTTTTGTGTGTCGCGAGTCTGAGAAAATGTGCGTGCCCAGCATTCCTGAGCCTAAAAATTGTCTGATCGGTCAAAACTGTCAGGAGCTGTTTTTTCAAGCCCTGGCTAAATTTGTTATTGGTCTAACTAGTATTCATAAAGTTCATTTTCAATTATTATGGTTTATTAATCATCTATTGTAATTCCTTCATCCCTTTAAAGGAGATTATTTTTCTTATCAGATTAAGGAAATGATATTCGATAAAATAAGtggagagataataaaataaatatataaataaaatagaataaagcaTGAGAAAGTAAAGGTATTACTCCCTTTGGCCTATCCTAGAAAGtgtcatattttttcattttcgtccatcccaccaaatttgtcacatttcactttttaccattttggtaatgaatctcatattccactaacttattttcactcacattttattatatactataaaaataggactcacattttattatattttgaaaaaCTCGTGCTTGGTCAAAGTGCAACAAAATTGATGGAActgatagttttttttttcctagaatgggaaataaatcaatttaagcTAAAAAGAAAGTATGAGAATAGTAATTAAAATTGGCACAGATAGGAAAGAGATTACAAATGACAAAACGAGGAAGAGACAGTATAAAGaaagtagaaaagaaaagaaaaaaaatgacattttcACTAGGAAATGtgttaaaatttaaatacaaaatttagtacattaaattaatttaaattctgAGTATAagacaaaacataaaaaaaaagagcGAATGGGTCGCTTCATGTCATTGTCACCGGCTTACCAAATCGAATCAATATAAATCATGAGTATCTGATAGCAGGTTGGTTTGATAGAGCGAAATGGGCGTAGAGGATTCCATTTCCGCCGGGGTTGTGGCGGTGAAACCGAATCCCCAAATGGGACTGACGTCAAAGGCCATTGATTGGTTGGAGTGGGCGGTCGTGAAGTTGATGCATCATTCAAAGCAGCCTCTTCACTATCTCGCCGGCAACTTTGGCCCCGTCGACGAGACTCCCCCGCTCGCCGATCTCCCCCTCCACGGCCTTCTACCGGTATTCTTTTTTCACTCTACTACGGAAATCCTactgtttttcatttttcttgttcttttttttttgtttcttgaaaTTGTCAACATTAAAATATAGGAGTGGTTATTTCGAGCATCTTTTTAAACACAAACTCTATATTCTCCTTTTGTATTGTTCTTCATTTTCCAACATTAAACATCTTTCGCTTTCGATACAATTGAAGGGATGGAAAACAAGCCTCTCATATTTCGACGTTTTTTTTGGAAAAGGAGGAAATATTATCTCCTCATTTTTTTAGCCTCTACACTATTGTATTCCTCATGACACCTTCATTTCAACCACAATCCCACAAGTCATCTCACCAACAGttccattttttatattattctgAAAATTTGGAAATTACATGAATTTAAACTGaaaattacatttattaaaaaaacatactataATCTAAAGTCATAAATTTCTTGAGGATTCGGATCAATTTTGCATTACGTGATCGATGAGTGTCCCTGAAAATTTTGGGAACTCAATGaaccaaataattaaaatgataaactgttaaaaaatgaagagtaaatgccaaaactggtcctgaacatatgcatattttatgattttggtcctatactttatcttttgaatttttgtatcctgaacatttcaactcggatcacaattggtcctacactaacaattccggCAAtatttaaacggttttaacctgattttgaccgattttgatggttttaacagTCCCATTCGGGTTAAAACCATTTAAAAAtcggtcaaaatcgggttaaaaccgttaaaaaattgacaaaattgttagtgtaggaccaattgtgatctgagttgaaatgttcaggatgcaaaaattcaaaagataaagtataggaccaaaatcataaaatgacatatgttcaggaccagttttggcctttactcaaaAATGAATTAAGCAATTATGTAACAACTATTAAAAGATCACAATGTCATTGAAAATATAATCTAGTCTAACCGTATTAACTGAAACAGAACAAAACTCCTcagtttggtttggtttggtttgattAAAGTGTTTTGTCAATTCATTTGGAAAAAGTATACATTTTCATTTATGTTCCTGCACTTgctcattttattttatctcaagAGCACCACAAGATAGCTCAGTAATCAAAATTTTGCCTATTTCAGGAATGCCTCAATGGTGAGTTTGTGAGGGTTGGCCCAAATCCAAGGTTCGCTCCGGTTGCTGGATATCATTGGTAATAACTTTTCTTTGTCAATGTCTTTCTCATATATACTTCTGTgaatagatatatatataaaataaaatataagagcTATGCATGAATTATGTGCTTCCGATTTGTAATGGGAACATATTTCAAATTTGAACTAGTGAAATGTGATGTATGTATCATTCCAGTTTGTTTACTACTATTAATCctatctttttctttctctcattCTTTTTTTTACAGGTTTGATGGAGATGGGTGCGTCTTTCAAATCCTCATTCAAATTTCAGACATCCCAGCTCTCTATAGTTTTATCCTAGGATGACTTTCTACTACCTTCCAGTTTTATCTTTCCAAACAAACCAGTCTTTTTCTTATTATTCTAGAATCTGAGATGGGAATTTATTTTGCTTGAGCAATGTTTATCTATTTACTTCTTTTCAGTGACGCAAAGATGGCTTCGGGTTAGTTTTTTATAACTGTTATGCTTAGGGAAATTTGGTTTGTTATACTTCCTtgtagatgaaaattgcaaaaAGTGGAGCTTAAATTGTTTTcaatacaaatatacatttagTCCAACTGAGATATCTTTGGAGAAATATGATATTGTCAGCGAGATTGTAAGAAACCTCTTATATAGTGAGTTTCAAAAGTTCTGCTTAATGGAACAGTTTTTAAATACGTCTTTTATGGGTCAAAATATACCACAAGAGTGATTCGTATTATGATATTACCATCCTTTTCTCTCAAACATAAGATAGATTCACTGATGAATACGTTCTGCATTGCTTGCATATGATTTTATACAATTGCATCTTATTCATGAGATATTCATATGATTGAATCTCATTTTGACTATGGCTTATATGAATCATACTTTTTGCAGAATGATTCATGGTATGCGCATCAAAAATGGAAAAGCAACCTATGTCTCCCGCTTTGTGAAGACCTCGCGACTTAAACAAGAAGAATATTTTGGTGGATCAAAATTTATGAAGGTAAGTACTATCATAATATAATATCCAATTATTTACTTTGAacctttttttatctctctcttattgTTACCCTGCAGTGAAATTAAAACTGGTAAGGTGAAGACCATAAGACTAGTTAACTATTTAAAGGATTTAACTCTGTGTAATATACCCTCTTTGAAACAAAGGACTAGAAAGCCAAACTGCCTCATGTCCATTCAAACATTCAAATGGATCTGAGGCCTTCACGAAGTTTTATATCATAGCAATTTATGTTCGAAAAACTCGACCCATGCTTGCACAAATGATGACGTAGAAGACGCCTTCTTTTAAACTTAATAAGCATGGTGGGGCAGCACTGGGTTGTTTAACTtgagaaaaattcaaaatgccATCCGTTAAACTGTGTAAATGCGTAAGAGATCAATCATGAACTATAATTTCTTGAGAGAAATGGATACAGCGAAAAGTAAATTGTCGTGTTTAACTAATATCTTGTGCTATTCTTTCTGTTCTTCTGATTTTAGATGGGGAAATATCGGCGTTTTTCTTCATAATATGCTACATGTTTTAGTTTTTGCTCCTCACAATTTCAAACTTAATTTGCAGATTGGTGACTTGAAAGGATTCTTTGGACTGTTCACAGTTTACATGCAAATGCTAAGAACGAAACTAGAAGTACTGGATGTTAACTATGGATTTGGTACAGGTGGGGCGCTACATAATGGTCTCTGTCTCTCTCCTTCTCTTTGTTTAGGTTACATAGCATGTTTATCACTTGCTTAGTTGCTTATGTCGGTGAAATACACAACTGATTTACACATCTCTTGCGTTGTGGTTGTTTCTATACTTCTTGGTCAATATCATCGTTAGCATCAGAAATGCTGATCTGTCTTTCGTTTATGCATGGTTGTGGTTGACCATTGTGGGAGTTCTCTTTCAGCTAATACAGCTATGGTATATCACCATGGGAAGCTTTTGGCGCTTCATGAGGGAGATAAACCTTGTaagctttctttctttcttactCCTGTCTTAATTCTAGAATTATGCCCCCTTTGTTCTAAACCTCCATCACTGTCTCTTCTACTGAAAGCATTCAAACATCcttaaattagttttttttactaTAGATGCCATCAAAGTTTTGGAAGATGGAGATCTGCAAACGATTGGCATGCTGGATTATGACAAGAGACTATCACATTCTTTTACTGCTCATCCTAAAGTTGACCCGTTCACAGGTAAGGTTAATTGTGATCCAGTTATGTACTGCATTAGAAGTAACAACTCATCTGGTTTATTTAAGTTTCTCCACTCCCACATAGCCTCCCTCCATAATTTGACAACACAGTTATCCTCCTCTGCTACCGCATTCCCCTATTATCTTTTTGCTTATCAAGATGCTGTACAGTAACTCTGACAATGAATACCAAAGTTATTTCCATCCCATAGAAAAGTAAATGGCTGAAACAAAGGAGAATTAAATTTTATAGCCATTAAGAATATGAAATGAATTGCTGTTTTTCCCAAGAATGTGTTTTATAGCCACTTTGCACCTATTGCTTTCATATCACTCTTTTAGCTAGGACTTTGAGTCATAGTCACCGGAAATTGAGTATGTCGAGATTAAGTCATCAATATTCAGCTTTAGCTTGAGTCACAACTGAGTGCTATATGAACTTGATTAGTTAGGAAAACAATTTGTTGGGATATAAAATGCTAATGGTTGTACAACATGTTATCTGAAATTCTCAAAGCATCTTCATTAAACTTTTTCTTACTACTATTTGACGGATGAGACAAGTATATCCACTAAAAGGAAACAGCATATTCTAGTAAATACCACGAACAGTACCTAAAATCTTTGGTAGGAATATAGTGTTTTGGTTGTGACAACCATGCTTGAGCTTCAGATCAATCAGTCTCATCACAGAAAGTACTTCTAAGATCTTTCTTCTTGTGTTCTATGGATGATTCTTCTAATTCAATTTTTCTTACAGGGGAAATGTTTACCTTTGGCTATTCTAAGGAACCACCATACGTCACATACAGAGTCATAACAAAGGAGGGTGTGATGCAGGATCCAGTGCCAATAACTATACCTGAACCAATTATGATGCATGATTTTGCCATTACTGAAAACTATGCGATTTTTATGGATCTACCATTGTACTTCAGGCCAAAGGTATAGTCGTTAAAAAAATgtgtattataattataaaaaagaaGTATTATAATTCTATTGCTACCTTAAATTTTGTATTCTCATTACTGAGGCAAATTGTTGGTCAACCTCTTAAACTCTGAATTATTACACTTACAGGAGATGGTGAAGGAAAAGAAGTTCATTTACACTTTTGATCCTACTAAGAAAGCTCGTTTTGGAGTTCTTCCACGATATGCTACAAATGAGATGCTAATCAGGTGGTTTGAGCTTCCAAATTGCTTCATATTTCATAATGGTGAGCAACTCAACCCTTAAATGCCTTGGATCCTCAAATTTGGTTATACCTCCGTTATTTCTAGCACACAGTTCCACAAATGTTAAACACTTATCTTCATATTTCAAACAGAGTCAAGGAAATTAAAGTAAGctagataataataaattataaatgctGTTGATTTCTTGATGGCTGATCATGAATATCAAATAGAGCCTCGGATTCACTTGAAGCTGCTTTCACTTTTCTTGTTGGAGCAagattcattttctcaaattgCTCACTAAATAGCTGGAGACTTATGCTCTTGAATTTTCTCTTAGAACTACGAGTTCAAGGTCATACAAGCATAATAATATATTTCAGTCATCAAATTTTAGACAAGTGATGTATGTAAACTTCTTGTCAGCAAATGCTTGGGAGGAAGGAGATGAAGTTGTTCTGATCACTTGCCGACTTCAAAATCTTGATCTTGACATGGTCAATGGCATTGTAAAAGAAAAGCTTGAGAATTTCCCAAATGAACTGTAAGATCCATACTGATACATGTATGCACACATCTCACTTTATAGCGAAGGTGATACTATATTTCTTTCAGGTACGAGATGAGATTCAACCTCAAAAATGGTTTGGCTTCTCAGAAAAAGTTATCTGAGTCATCCGTTGATTTTCCCAGGGTTAACGAAAGCTACACTGGAAGGTAAAAATGTTAATTAACTTCAACAAAACTACTTTGGAAGATAAAACTGTATGAAGCTTGTCAGTTAGGCTGAATTTGAGGCGGAATATTCAAAAAAGAGAACTAATCAAGTATTACTAATACATAAAGTGTGTAGTCTTACAAATTTTGATGTACCTAGGATATACTACATTCCTATTTTCAATTTAAGGAGTGTTTAgtatatctatttttttatttatgttagtATATAAGATAAGAATTCTTTCGTATCTAAAATTTTCCAAATTATGATACGATTTCTCCTTTTTATACATatgtacataaatttaaaacttaaaaatacGTAGTTTTATTTGCGTTGCACTTCCAATTTGTTAGTTGCATAAAACAGTATGGAACGCCCAACATTTCCATGAAATTGGTTATGAATGATCCAGTGTGTTTTCATGTGCATATCCTTCAGAAATTAGATAAATTAGTCCTAAATTTTAGGTTGATGTTTGCTTGTAAAAAATTTTTCATTGTATTCTATCAGGAGAATCAAAAGTTTTGTATGGATGCAGGAAACAACGATATGTATATGGGACGGTGCTGGACAGTATTGCTAAGGTAACTGGaattgtgaagtttgatttaCATGCTGAACCAGAGATTGGAAAGGAAAAGATTGAAGTTGGAGGGAATGTTAGTGGTCTCTTTGATCTTGGACCTGGAAGATTTGGATCAGAGGCTGTCTTTATCCCTCGGGAGCCTGGCACTGCATCCGAAGAAGATGATGGCTACTTGATTTTCTTTGTCCATGATGAAAACACCGGGTATGCTCTCTTTCACTTGATAATAGTAATTTATTTCTGTATAGTAGTACTTGATATTTGATAAGATATCATTGAAGTTTTGCTCATAGAAATTCACTGACACCTGGTAAAACAGAAGTATGAAATAGAGTATTAGTACTATATATCAAGATGTAGGTCATCCTACTGCTCCATCGACTACTATTTCGCAGAAACTGATGGAGATCTCTTTGAAAATACAGCCATATGCCGGTGTCACTTGGACTTTTAAGTTAACATACAAGCTATTGAATTATTCAGATTAATCTCTTTAGGAATAGAATAGTTATTCGAGTATCTTAATATCGATTTACCTGGGAAAACCTGACTAAATCCTTGGTTAATTATAATCTACAGGAAATCAGCTGTGAATGTAATTGATGCAAAAACAATGTCGCCTGATCCTGTTGCTGTGGTTGAACTTCCTAGAAGAGTTCCATATGGTTTCCATGCCTTCTTTGTGAACGAGGTCGGTGCATCCTTTCTTcaaatttatatcttaagcagAATAACTTGTTACAAAAAATGCCAATAAATAAGTACATAGGTGTTTCTCTTTCACTTTTTACATTATGAGAGAAGAAATAGGATTTTTGAAGTCAATTTACATCATTTATGTAGGAATATGCACTATAAGTTATAACCATACAATGTTTGCTTTAAAAGTTTTGAAGTTAAAAGTAGTTTGTTTTTGCAAATTGGgtcctttttttctttgtatTATAATGATCATCCATTGTTACAAACTAAAGTTGAGAATCCTTTGAACAGGAACAACTCCAAGAACAGGCAAAGCTGTGATGAGATTAGGACGATTCTTGGTCCTCAAAACAGATATGGGAGTGGAAGTATTATCTACTGACAGTCTGACACTCATTCACTGTTGCAAGAATAAACACAAACACTTCTTATTAAAGTTATATAATATTACTGTAATTTTGGAAAGGGATTTGAATCATATGATGTTAAACCAAGAGGAGAGAATAAATGGAATGTGTATACTTAATAGTACCATTCATTGGTGTATTTAATAAGAatgaaacaattaaaaaatgGTATTTTTTCTGAATACTAGTagtgtttaattaaaatataatgaatTAGTAAAATTTCGACCAATTCACAATATTGATTAAAACGTTTGTTGTGGTATTCTAGAAGAGGCTGTGAATGGTCCATGCTGAGATATGGACA
This sequence is a window from Salvia splendens isolate huo1 chromosome 5, SspV2, whole genome shotgun sequence. Protein-coding genes within it:
- the LOC121805562 gene encoding carotenoid 9,10(9',10')-cleavage dioxygenase-like → MGVEDSISAGVVAVKPNPQMGLTSKAIDWLEWAVVKLMHHSKQPLHYLAGNFGPVDETPPLADLPLHGLLPECLNGEFVRVGPNPRFAPVAGYHWFDGDGMIHGMRIKNGKATYVSRFVKTSRLKQEEYFGGSKFMKIGDLKGFFGLFTVYMQMLRTKLEVLDVNYGFGTANTAMVYHHGKLLALHEGDKPYAIKVLEDGDLQTIGMLDYDKRLSHSFTAHPKVDPFTGEMFTFGYSKEPPYVTYRVITKEGVMQDPVPITIPEPIMMHDFAITENYAIFMDLPLYFRPKEMVKEKKFIYTFDPTKKARFGVLPRYATNEMLIRWFELPNCFIFHNANAWEEGDEVVLITCRLQNLDLDMVNGIVKEKLENFPNELYEMRFNLKNGLASQKKLSESSVDFPRVNESYTGRKQRYVYGTVLDSIAKVTGIVKFDLHAEPEIGKEKIEVGGNVSGLFDLGPGRFGSEAVFIPREPGTASEEDDGYLIFFVHDENTGKSAVNVIDAKTMSPDPVAVVELPRRVPYGFHAFFVNEEQLQEQAKL